The Sciurus carolinensis chromosome 18, mSciCar1.2, whole genome shotgun sequence genome contains a region encoding:
- the Tbl2 gene encoding transducin beta-like protein 2, translating to MELPQMPELMGLSLLVGLLALMATAAVARGWLRAEEERGGRPVCQKANGTKKSGSKKQKQNQRVRKEKPQQHNFAHRLLAAALKSHSGNISCMDFSSNGKYLATCADDRTVRIWSTKDFLQREHRSMRANVELDHATLVRFSPDCRAFIVWLANGDTLRVFKMTKREDGGFTFTATPEDFPKKHKAPVINIGIADTGKFIMTASSDTTILIWNLKGQVLSTINTNQMNNTYAAISPCSRFVASCGFTPDVKIWEVCFGKKGDFQEVARAFELKGHTAAVHSFAFSNDSRRMASVSKDGTWKLWDTDVEYKKQQDPYLLRTGRFEEASTMQCRLALSPDTHVLALASGTSIHLYNTRRGEKEECFEQVHGECITDLSFDVTGRFLASCGDRAVRIFHNTPGHRAVVEEMQGLLKRASTESTRQRLQQQLTQAQEALRSLGALKK from the exons ATGGAGCTGCCGCAGATGCCGGAGCTGATGGGGCTGTCCCTGTTGGTCGGTCTGCTGGCCCTGATGGCCACGGCGGCTGTAGCGCGGGGGTGGCTGCGCGCCGAGGAGGAGAGGGGCGGCCGGCCGGTCT GCCAAAAAGCAAATGGAACCAAGAAGTCAGGATccaagaagcagaaacagaatcaGCGGGTTCGCAAGGAGAAACCTCAACAACACAACTTTGCCCACCGCCTCCTGGCTGCAGCACTGAAG AGCCACAGCGGAAACATATCTTGCATGGACTTTAGCAGCAATGGCAAGTATCTGGCCACCTGTGCAGATGATCGCACAGTCCGCATCTGGAGCACCAAGGACTTCCTACAGCGTGAGCATCGCAGCATGAGAGCCAATGTGGAGCTGGACCACGCCACTTTGGTGCGCTTCAGCCCTGATTGCAG AGCCTTCATTGTTTGGCTGGCCAATGGGGACACTCTCCGTGTCTTCAAGATGACAAAGCGAGAAGATGGGGGATTTACCTTCACAGCCACCCCAGAGGACTTCCCCAAAAAGCACAAGGCACCTGTCATCAACATTGGCATTGCTGACACAG GGAAGTTCATCATGACAGCCTCCAGTGACACAACTATCCTCATCTGGAATCTGAAAGGTCAGGTTCTGTCTACTATCAACACCAACCAGATGAACAATACCTATGCTGCCATATCCCCTTGCAGCAG GTTTGTGGCCTCATGTGGCTTTACTCCAGATGTGAAGATCTGGGAAGTCTGCTTTGGGAAGAAGGGGGACTTCCAGGAGGTCGCACGAGCCTTTGAATTGAAGGGTCACACTGCAGCTGTCCACTCCTTTGCTTTCTCCAATGACTCGCGGAG GATGGCTTCTGTCTCCAAGGATGGCACATGGAAACTGTGGGATACAGATGTGGAATACAAGAAGCAGCAAGACCCCTACTTACTGCGGACAGGACGCTTTGAAGAGGCTAGCACCATGCAGTGCCGCCTGGCTCTCTCCCCTGACACCCATGTCTTGGCCTTGGCCAGCGGCACCAGTATTCATCTCTACAATACCCGGAGGGGCGAGAAGGAGGAATGCTTTGAGCAGGTCCATGGGGAATGTATTACTGACTTGTCCTTCGATGTCACTGGCCGCTTTCTGGCCTCCTGTGGGGATCGGGCAGTGCGGATTTTCCACAACACACCTGGCCACCGGGCAGTGGTGGAGGAGATGCAGGGCCTCCTGAAGCGGGCCTCCACTGAGAGCACCCGCCAGAGGTTGCAGCAGCAGCTAACCCAGGCCCAGGAGGCTCTGAGGAGCCTGGGAGCCCTGAAGAAGTGA